One halophilic archaeon DL31 genomic region harbors:
- a CDS encoding hypothetical protein (KEGG: hla:Hlac_3243 hypothetical protein), giving the protein MAFDDLDDAVSDQRNEDTEQPETTEKEESPTEQPTATTKEQTDPLTEPAFEFSESRQIQFYPRERTYEAFEDTLDIEVKRLLRERGIRNESGRELHEAVLRVAIENPSLVAQKVAEERQL; this is encoded by the coding sequence ATGGCGTTCGACGATCTCGACGACGCTGTGTCCGACCAACGTAACGAGGACACAGAACAACCCGAAACCACCGAGAAAGAAGAGAGTCCCACTGAACAGCCGACGGCGACGACGAAGGAACAGACCGACCCGTTGACCGAACCGGCCTTCGAGTTCAGTGAAAGCAGACAGATTCAGTTCTACCCCCGTGAGCGCACGTACGAGGCGTTCGAAGACACACTCGACATCGAGGTGAAACGACTGCTCCGTGAACGCGGGATTCGGAATGAGTCGGGCAGAGAACTTCACGAGGCCGTTCTGCGAGTCGCAATAGAGAACCCCAGTCTTGTCGCCCAGAAAGTGGCGGAAGAACGTCAGTTGTAG
- a CDS encoding ParA domain-containing protein (KEGG: hsl:OE5021F ParA domain-containing protein) — MAVEHPRAVSVGVLKGGFGKTTTALNTARELAHRNGSALVVDLDDNGHMTRQLGFTDEFENEPNQAKEVLVDGNDPLEHTVTVTDGLDLFPAHTELESVENELRSATMGSARLKKHLVDPLLGKEYDYIVVDCPANRGKLNDNAMYATGNIIIPLKPESGYDSGLSNTIERLVMAAREYFALDILAVVPTALDSRIDQQTRDRGLLQKLNSLGNADTLVPPFARLTEEDWEAIDAHEYDGPLPGIRFRGAIDAAHQAGQPLRDYDPTCDQLEHYDTLAQIVEAGGIR; from the coding sequence ATGGCAGTAGAACATCCACGAGCAGTCAGCGTCGGCGTGTTGAAAGGTGGGTTTGGGAAGACCACGACGGCCCTCAACACGGCGCGGGAACTCGCCCACCGCAATGGCTCCGCACTCGTCGTCGACCTCGACGATAATGGTCACATGACCCGTCAGCTCGGGTTTACGGACGAGTTCGAGAACGAACCGAACCAGGCCAAGGAGGTGCTGGTCGACGGGAACGACCCGCTGGAGCACACGGTCACTGTGACGGATGGCCTTGACCTCTTTCCGGCCCACACCGAACTGGAGAGCGTCGAGAACGAACTTCGGAGCGCGACGATGGGGAGCGCTCGACTGAAAAAGCATCTCGTTGATCCGCTGCTGGGCAAGGAGTACGACTACATCGTCGTGGACTGCCCTGCCAACCGAGGAAAACTGAACGACAACGCGATGTACGCCACTGGGAACATCATTATCCCACTCAAACCCGAGAGCGGGTACGACTCCGGGCTCTCGAACACCATCGAGCGGTTGGTCATGGCTGCCCGAGAGTACTTCGCCCTCGATATCTTGGCGGTGGTCCCAACAGCGTTGGACTCCCGTATTGACCAACAGACCCGCGACCGGGGGCTCCTTCAGAAGCTAAACTCGCTGGGGAACGCTGATACCCTTGTGCCTCCGTTTGCCCGGCTCACCGAGGAGGACTGGGAGGCTATCGACGCCCATGAGTACGACGGTCCACTCCCAGGCATCCGCTTCCGGGGAGCAATCGACGCCGCCCACCAGGCAGGACAGCCGCTTCGAGATTACGACCCCACCTGTGACCAGCTCGAGCACTACGACACGCTCGCCCAGATTGTGGAGGCTGGGGGGATCCGCTGA
- a CDS encoding hypothetical protein (KEGG: hbo:Hbor_12450 hypothetical protein), translating into MALTIDHLPFAWTDLDEITAEFSRLGLEPEYGGAHDNGATHMSVLGFEDGSYVELIAERGDGEHGFWPEHIRADAGPAAWCIRVPDIVAECRRVLESGVSVHGPLYGARERDDGTLVEWDRAVFGTEEQRLLLPFAIEDRTPLSYRVTESPSVAGGPLTGVGQTVLATDSLERDIEVVRESYRLPKPIRASVSEFGTVASFPGEPLALAAPDGDSGNWLDERLDQFRPCPCAVLLATDDIANASEAYPLTEPASWPEGRVAFFESELLGRRVGVVER; encoded by the coding sequence ATGGCGCTGACCATCGACCACCTCCCGTTCGCGTGGACCGATTTAGACGAAATCACGGCCGAGTTCTCCCGACTCGGCCTCGAACCGGAGTACGGTGGCGCTCACGACAACGGAGCCACACATATGTCGGTCCTCGGGTTCGAGGACGGTTCCTACGTCGAACTCATCGCCGAGCGCGGCGATGGCGAGCACGGCTTCTGGCCGGAACACATCCGCGCAGATGCTGGCCCCGCAGCCTGGTGTATCCGGGTCCCCGATATCGTCGCCGAGTGCCGAAGGGTGCTCGAATCCGGGGTTTCAGTCCACGGCCCGCTGTACGGGGCCCGGGAACGCGACGACGGAACCCTCGTCGAGTGGGACCGCGCAGTGTTCGGAACGGAGGAACAGCGACTGCTACTGCCGTTCGCAATCGAGGACCGAACACCGCTTTCCTACCGGGTGACAGAATCACCGAGTGTTGCTGGCGGCCCGCTCACTGGTGTCGGGCAGACAGTCCTTGCGACCGATTCACTGGAACGGGATATCGAGGTGGTCAGAGAGTCGTACCGGCTTCCGAAGCCAATTCGGGCGTCAGTTTCCGAGTTCGGGACAGTGGCGTCGTTCCCCGGCGAACCGCTTGCGCTTGCAGCACCCGATGGAGACAGTGGAAATTGGCTCGACGAACGGCTCGACCAGTTCCGGCCGTGTCCCTGCGCCGTGTTGCTCGCCACCGACGACATCGCCAACGCGAGCGAAGCGTACCCGCTGACAGAACCAGCGTCATGGCCCGAAGGCCGCGTGGCGTTCTTCGAGAGCGAGCTGCTCGGACGGCGAGTCGGGGTTGTCGAACGGTAG
- a CDS encoding glycosyl transferase family 2 (PFAM: Glycosyl transferase, family 2~KEGG: hma:pNG7217 hypothetical protein) — protein sequence MTDINVIIPTLKPREEVECLDYLESGSFSDYTVYLQSESTATSARNAGIERAEADKLVFLDDDSRPRNGYLSRMSEILETETAVAGRTVHPRDDIFAGHFTNHYDFGDEAKYVTRFWGCNMGVHRDVFEAVGGWDESIAWGHEELELAERVLTASPIYYDPELIVDHPYADSIADYLSKVYRQEVVRPYLWEKEGHSRRQQWVTIAGDALNPANYVGLPVKPSLVHGAGTLARAAGRISGMLRRDSAASR from the coding sequence ATGACTGATATTAATGTAATCATCCCTACACTGAAGCCACGGGAGGAGGTGGAGTGCCTCGACTACCTGGAATCTGGCTCGTTTTCGGACTACACGGTGTACCTCCAGAGCGAGTCGACTGCGACCTCCGCGAGGAACGCCGGCATCGAGCGCGCGGAGGCGGACAAACTGGTGTTTCTCGACGACGACTCCCGCCCTCGAAACGGGTATCTTTCCCGCATGTCGGAGATATTGGAGACCGAGACCGCCGTCGCGGGGAGGACGGTTCACCCCCGCGACGATATCTTCGCCGGTCACTTCACGAACCACTACGATTTCGGCGACGAAGCGAAGTACGTCACCCGGTTCTGGGGATGTAATATGGGGGTACATCGGGACGTCTTCGAAGCTGTGGGAGGGTGGGACGAATCGATCGCCTGGGGCCACGAGGAACTCGAACTCGCTGAGCGGGTGCTCACAGCCTCGCCGATATACTACGACCCGGAACTGATCGTCGATCACCCGTACGCCGACTCGATCGCGGATTACCTCTCGAAAGTGTACCGCCAGGAGGTCGTCCGCCCGTACTTGTGGGAGAAGGAAGGACATAGCAGGCGACAGCAGTGGGTCACCATCGCCGGAGACGCTCTCAACCCCGCGAACTACGTCGGATTGCCTGTGAAACCATCCCTCGTCCACGGTGCCGGAACGCTGGCACGGGCCGCGGGACGTATCAGCGGCATGCTCCGGCGTGATTCTGCGGCCAGTCGCTGA
- a CDS encoding transposase IS66 (PFAM: Transposase, IS66~KEGG: hsl:OE5260F transposase (ISH10)), with product MVSEQRRPSRLPCCRRCEVGVVNGTDLTKDELLSRFLQMEEKIDELEEKLDQKNERIEEQHEQIEEQQERIEELETRLRKYENPHTPPSKRRSGTDESPTEQDDEDDDIRTDGGTPGRKDGHDPEWRSTADPDEEVEVTCDSCPECGEGFDESEGVSPRLVEELPDPQPPELTQYNRHCYQCHSCGTETVASHPDCPDEGQFGVNVIAQAALSRYDHRLPYRKIADRFEQLHGLELSGASAWHATERAARAGRCEYEQIRRRIQHADVVHIDETGIKRDGEQAWMWTFRTEKHTLYAVRESRGSDVPVEVLGEDFAGTVICDGWTAYPAFSEELQRCWAHILREAEDAAEKQVEGEPIYRALRQLYVALQIRLESDLTVREREELQRVARRELESLIERSVPDGPVATLLGKIEGGLDHWLTFVGEPAVSPTNNAAESALREPVVLRKIIGTLRNDRGMFVHETILSLLATWRQQGRNPYEELRRVVSSNEMISRAHAVPAVETSG from the coding sequence ATGGTCTCCGAGCAGCGGAGACCATCCCGACTGCCCTGCTGTCGTCGCTGTGAGGTGGGAGTCGTGAACGGGACCGATCTCACCAAGGACGAACTTCTCTCACGGTTTCTCCAGATGGAGGAGAAAATTGACGAACTGGAAGAGAAACTCGATCAGAAGAACGAGCGGATCGAAGAGCAGCACGAGCAGATTGAGGAACAGCAAGAACGGATCGAAGAACTCGAAACACGTCTTCGCAAATACGAAAACCCGCACACACCGCCCAGTAAGCGACGGTCGGGGACCGACGAGTCTCCGACCGAGCAGGACGACGAAGACGATGATATCCGAACTGATGGCGGCACTCCCGGTCGGAAGGACGGTCACGACCCAGAGTGGCGTTCTACAGCTGATCCCGACGAAGAAGTCGAGGTCACCTGTGACTCTTGTCCTGAGTGTGGCGAAGGGTTCGACGAGTCGGAGGGCGTCAGCCCCCGACTCGTCGAGGAACTCCCGGATCCACAGCCTCCAGAACTCACCCAGTACAACCGCCACTGCTACCAGTGTCACTCCTGTGGGACAGAGACTGTCGCTTCACACCCCGACTGCCCCGACGAGGGGCAGTTCGGGGTGAACGTCATCGCCCAAGCCGCTCTTTCCAGATACGATCACCGCCTCCCCTACCGGAAGATCGCCGACCGGTTCGAGCAACTGCATGGCCTCGAACTCTCAGGTGCATCCGCGTGGCACGCGACCGAGCGCGCTGCGCGCGCCGGTCGCTGTGAATACGAACAGATCCGCCGACGGATTCAGCACGCTGACGTTGTTCACATCGACGAGACGGGAATCAAACGCGACGGCGAACAGGCGTGGATGTGGACGTTCAGGACGGAAAAGCACACGCTGTACGCGGTCAGAGAGAGTCGCGGAAGCGATGTTCCCGTAGAAGTCCTCGGCGAGGACTTCGCGGGAACGGTCATCTGTGATGGGTGGACGGCGTATCCCGCCTTCAGCGAGGAGCTTCAGCGGTGTTGGGCACATATTCTCCGGGAGGCTGAAGACGCCGCTGAAAAACAGGTAGAAGGCGAACCGATCTACCGTGCTCTCAGACAGTTGTACGTCGCTCTCCAGATCCGACTGGAGAGCGACTTGACAGTGCGCGAGCGGGAAGAATTACAGCGTGTGGCACGGAGAGAGCTTGAATCCCTGATTGAGCGGTCAGTTCCCGACGGACCAGTGGCAACACTGCTCGGGAAGATCGAAGGAGGCCTCGACCACTGGCTCACCTTCGTCGGTGAGCCAGCGGTCTCCCCGACGAACAACGCCGCAGAGAGCGCTCTTCGTGAACCGGTGGTTCTCCGGAAGATCATCGGGACACTCCGGAATGATCGAGGAATGTTCGTTCACGAGACGATCTTGTCCCTGCTGGCGACGTGGCGCCAGCAGGGACGCAATCCCTACGAAGAGCTTCGTCGAGTCGTCAGCAGCAACGAGATGATCTCACGGGCTCACGCTGTGCCGGCTGTCGAGACCTCGGGGTAA
- a CDS encoding hypothetical protein (KEGG: hsl:OE2531F hypothetical protein): protein MKNRELIQRGAHRFALEILGLYTVLWITGTSWYPLGKNIYEEDWDALIILDACRVDALREVAPEYDYIKEVDSVMSIAGTSKEWVDHTFTEKYQSEVAETAYITANSFAEQLAEEDRDYLRYLESEKSIAYKSDLFHKYLSRDKLNSDDFHTFTPLFKQIVGDPVDQLHPEVVTDVAIRTARKSDANRLLVHYMQPHKPYLYAYSQSESYKDRHRRPFKYLRQTGNKHRVWQDYLDNLRFVLDHVETLLSNTDAKKVVITADHGEMFGELGMTGHKAGIIHPVLRWVPWCVTRAEDSGEYEPSEHLTDDQATEKEVQNRLDALGYT from the coding sequence ATGAAAAATAGAGAATTGATACAGCGTGGAGCACATCGATTTGCACTTGAAATTCTCGGTTTGTATACCGTTCTGTGGATCACTGGTACATCATGGTACCCTTTAGGCAAGAATATCTATGAAGAGGATTGGGATGCTCTCATTATTTTGGATGCTTGTAGAGTTGATGCTCTCCGGGAGGTAGCACCCGAATATGACTACATTAAAGAGGTCGATTCGGTCATGTCAATAGCAGGCACATCAAAGGAATGGGTCGATCATACGTTCACTGAGAAGTACCAAAGTGAAGTAGCAGAGACAGCATATATAACAGCCAATTCTTTTGCTGAACAATTAGCAGAAGAAGATCGAGATTATCTTCGGTACTTAGAATCTGAAAAATCAATCGCATATAAATCAGACTTGTTTCATAAATATTTATCTAGAGACAAATTAAATAGCGATGATTTTCACACATTCACACCACTTTTCAAGCAAATCGTTGGGGACCCTGTTGATCAATTACACCCGGAAGTAGTAACAGATGTAGCAATTCGCACGGCCCGGAAGTCAGATGCAAACCGGTTACTAGTTCACTATATGCAACCACACAAACCATATCTTTACGCCTATAGTCAAAGCGAATCATATAAAGATCGTCACAGACGGCCATTTAAATACCTCCGTCAGACAGGTAATAAACACAGGGTTTGGCAAGACTATCTTGATAACCTCCGCTTTGTACTTGATCATGTGGAGACGTTGTTATCCAATACAGATGCTAAGAAAGTAGTGATCACAGCAGATCATGGAGAAATGTTTGGTGAACTAGGAATGACCGGTCACAAGGCAGGGATTATTCATCCAGTGCTTCGATGGGTACCTTGGTGTGTTACGAGGGCAGAAGATTCGGGAGAATATGAGCCCAGCGAACACCTAACTGATGATCAAGCTACCGAAAAAGAAGTTCAAAATCGATTAGATGCACTTGGTTACACGTAA
- a CDS encoding hypothetical protein (KEGG: msv:Mesil_2953 hypothetical protein), which produces MSSDPRLFVYFLLLVLTIATLPVGGTPNDATPSRILAEQNDLEYTDLDDDNSPEILRIEFDFTEDGTTDQVIIYDRGEDMTRAGDWRNAVDYRNDLFVYDAESDGQPELVIDFQTKSDSFVAKLYDDHTDELSYQLDSDHFELEQPDSPALAVRSLEPWMENGQISYDLRLNVTDPVRSSFTWAQYKDITDRIETDINVSDVDDDGVPDYSIRQIRTNLPQSAGQVRTELTVNRGDEAVLSPNDGILWPYVGTEGGYTKPYGEASPPIKIDWDDGRVNMVGEFVASRGDEDNYFIYSIDRLSRQNALPLSFEYPFAFYDLAEDNDSRPESQVRMVYYPQGSRRGPGSYARKSPTTSGELRYSWDQDNDGEWEYKFGGIGTARYENITRLGSYRYPNPGYEVLPTWVSDQVWRSAVFVVRPDGFKSTEGIYEGDYNDEARQAALGLQSKEGRLFPNTAPGYRLEAADTYRKTPQLYYSPIDEQLHLHGMSYGYWNHSEGRVTYKDFDNDPYVDRWRRVSDGTNSSLYASEHGLIYTTRNRTVVNQGTVNESSFVTSVPTTTAEWKNLRKTIGTQPDTNRTDLRSIVNSTNGRLSEFPELTATKGTTTNSSVRVYATVEEELSYNGRSFEPETPIVLVLDSSGIEIYERTSPRLNISTVQITPKNAGPSDQRVVEATVTNKGWEDATEATLTIQVDGSVVKEQTVNIDGKQTKIVQMKWWPQSNVENASVVLSHRSSGDVTRIDVGIDPVNSNLFDRFTNGMMSVPAAVGLLVVVFLSVIITWRQLFYES; this is translated from the coding sequence ATGAGTTCAGACCCTCGGTTGTTCGTTTATTTTCTTCTGCTTGTACTCACGATTGCCACACTTCCAGTGGGAGGCACACCAAATGATGCGACCCCAAGCCGGATCTTGGCAGAGCAGAATGATCTGGAGTACACCGATCTCGACGATGACAACTCTCCCGAAATTCTCCGAATTGAGTTTGATTTTACCGAAGATGGAACAACTGACCAGGTGATTATCTATGATCGCGGTGAAGATATGACTCGAGCCGGTGACTGGCGTAACGCAGTTGATTATCGAAACGACCTCTTTGTTTACGACGCTGAGAGTGATGGACAGCCGGAATTGGTAATCGATTTCCAGACGAAGAGTGACTCGTTCGTTGCTAAGCTTTATGACGATCATACAGACGAACTCTCATACCAACTCGACTCAGATCACTTCGAACTCGAACAACCGGACTCACCCGCTCTTGCTGTCCGCTCACTCGAACCTTGGATGGAAAATGGGCAAATCTCCTACGATCTGCGCCTGAACGTCACGGACCCCGTCCGCTCGTCGTTCACTTGGGCACAGTACAAGGATATCACCGACAGGATTGAGACAGACATCAACGTCTCGGATGTTGACGACGACGGTGTGCCTGACTATTCAATTCGACAGATCCGAACTAATCTCCCACAGAGCGCAGGGCAGGTTCGAACCGAGCTCACAGTAAATCGTGGTGATGAAGCGGTCCTATCGCCGAACGATGGTATTCTATGGCCATACGTCGGTACAGAGGGTGGGTACACCAAACCGTATGGTGAAGCATCACCTCCAATCAAAATCGACTGGGATGACGGACGAGTAAACATGGTTGGAGAGTTCGTCGCCTCTCGCGGTGACGAAGATAACTATTTTATATATTCCATAGATCGGTTATCCCGCCAGAACGCCTTACCACTCTCTTTCGAATATCCGTTTGCGTTTTACGATCTCGCCGAGGACAACGATTCCCGGCCAGAATCACAGGTACGAATGGTATATTACCCACAGGGGAGTCGACGTGGTCCAGGGTCCTATGCGAGGAAATCTCCGACGACGTCAGGAGAGTTACGGTACTCTTGGGATCAGGACAACGACGGAGAATGGGAGTACAAATTCGGTGGGATTGGAACGGCACGCTACGAAAACATCACTCGGCTTGGCTCGTATCGGTATCCAAATCCGGGCTACGAGGTCCTCCCCACGTGGGTTTCTGATCAAGTCTGGCGGAGTGCAGTCTTCGTCGTTAGACCGGACGGCTTCAAAAGCACAGAAGGGATTTACGAAGGAGATTACAACGATGAGGCTCGCCAAGCTGCGCTAGGACTCCAGTCGAAAGAAGGGCGACTATTTCCGAACACGGCTCCTGGATACAGGTTAGAAGCTGCAGATACTTATCGTAAGACTCCCCAACTCTACTACAGCCCGATTGACGAACAGCTCCACTTACACGGAATGTCCTACGGATACTGGAACCATAGCGAGGGACGAGTAACCTACAAGGACTTTGACAACGATCCGTACGTTGACCGATGGAGACGTGTATCTGATGGAACCAACAGCTCCCTGTACGCGTCAGAACATGGACTCATATACACCACACGTAATCGGACCGTCGTTAATCAAGGCACTGTGAACGAATCTTCTTTCGTTACCTCAGTTCCGACGACGACAGCAGAATGGAAGAATCTCAGAAAAACGATCGGTACACAACCGGACACCAACCGGACTGACCTTCGATCGATCGTGAACAGTACAAATGGCCGACTGTCCGAATTCCCGGAGTTAACAGCAACCAAAGGAACGACCACCAATAGTTCGGTGCGTGTGTACGCCACGGTTGAGGAGGAACTCTCATACAACGGGCGGTCGTTCGAGCCTGAGACGCCAATCGTACTTGTTCTTGATTCATCCGGTATCGAAATCTATGAGCGGACGTCCCCAAGGCTGAATATATCAACAGTCCAAATCACGCCTAAAAATGCCGGCCCGAGCGATCAAAGGGTTGTTGAAGCAACAGTAACAAACAAAGGATGGGAAGATGCCACAGAGGCCACGCTTACAATTCAGGTCGATGGATCAGTGGTCAAAGAACAAACTGTAAATATAGATGGCAAGCAGACAAAGATAGTCCAAATGAAGTGGTGGCCACAGAGTAACGTCGAAAACGCATCTGTGGTGTTGAGTCATCGTTCCAGTGGGGATGTGACTCGAATAGATGTCGGTATCGATCCTGTCAACTCAAACCTCTTCGATCGTTTCACGAACGGCATGATGAGCGTTCCAGCGGCGGTTGGTTTGTTGGTAGTCGTCTTTTTAAGCGTCATCATCACTTGGAGGCAACTATTCTATGAATCTTGA
- a CDS encoding hypothetical protein (KEGG: msv:Mesil_2954 hypothetical protein), with protein sequence MNLERRSHETLALGFVALFALSLVMYFLVRYNGVFSIVDVAVFTNAANSVVETGTVTEGPNYSNGFGYPALVGALSLLTGVSVPVLQLYVMPFGLLLTLGAGYLAIRAMYDRRTAIFGALLLFMHPFLLFSTFRSTHEKFTYALIFLTLFTLYQSFRRREGEVKVQYILLSYFFVFGMIFYNVFFSSAFIVAIGTSVFGTALLMIYFGHDIELRRLSYTVLISFVMLIFTVLFVYPPSRSFLFSLGPSIIQGMSLLLGNAPSATGTQPYQTVFTEWQSFGTYLVLISFYLIVFPIAGLTWLYRGYKILKIDVANELPIGEIFVLILFGVFSLQLFGAVIVDQLGILVGTNMQLRVLPIIGFISIILTASAVIRSYRWMSKPTEEESEEQTTGIITNGDFYSVFEAVVSKAISKPKAISLIFTILLVVSLVGFAGAATIKASSDPAISTNWIFSTQEEQKGMDWINTHTSEDYVWVGYNERIRTGYTIRYPEKPVQNTYDIAGVDLATHVVMRSSTMEELANAAGVPHPPVDDAHLIYSNGQTQFYRYDEYRTLDEFNDALRGEQE encoded by the coding sequence ATGAATCTTGAGCGGAGATCCCACGAGACCCTCGCACTCGGTTTCGTCGCGCTGTTCGCTCTCTCTCTGGTCATGTATTTTCTGGTCCGGTACAACGGAGTTTTTTCGATCGTCGACGTTGCGGTGTTCACCAACGCCGCAAATAGCGTCGTTGAGACCGGAACTGTCACCGAGGGCCCGAACTACTCAAACGGATTCGGGTATCCTGCTCTCGTCGGGGCACTTTCTCTTCTAACGGGTGTATCCGTGCCTGTACTCCAGCTGTACGTGATGCCGTTTGGCCTCCTATTGACACTGGGCGCGGGCTACTTAGCGATTCGCGCCATGTATGACCGACGGACCGCTATCTTTGGGGCGCTGTTATTGTTCATGCATCCGTTTCTCCTGTTCAGTACGTTTCGGTCGACACACGAGAAGTTCACCTATGCACTGATCTTTCTCACACTGTTTACTCTGTACCAGTCGTTCAGACGCCGTGAAGGAGAGGTTAAGGTTCAGTACATCCTTCTGAGCTATTTTTTCGTGTTCGGTATGATATTCTACAATGTGTTCTTTTCTTCCGCATTCATCGTCGCTATCGGTACGAGTGTGTTCGGAACAGCACTACTGATGATATATTTCGGTCACGATATCGAATTGCGACGACTGAGCTACACCGTCTTGATTTCGTTCGTCATGCTCATATTTACTGTTCTATTTGTCTATCCACCGTCACGAAGTTTCCTATTCAGTCTCGGTCCGTCGATCATCCAAGGAATGTCTTTGCTTCTCGGGAACGCTCCGAGCGCGACCGGGACACAGCCGTACCAGACGGTGTTTACTGAGTGGCAGTCCTTCGGTACTTATCTTGTACTGATCAGCTTTTACTTGATCGTGTTCCCGATAGCTGGTCTAACCTGGTTGTATCGGGGTTATAAGATACTCAAAATTGACGTTGCCAATGAACTTCCGATCGGAGAGATCTTTGTTCTGATCCTGTTCGGTGTGTTTAGCCTCCAGTTGTTCGGGGCCGTGATCGTTGACCAACTTGGGATCTTAGTCGGAACCAATATGCAGTTACGAGTACTCCCAATCATAGGTTTCATATCTATCATACTTACAGCGAGCGCTGTAATCAGGTCGTATCGATGGATGTCGAAACCGACTGAAGAGGAATCCGAAGAACAAACAACCGGCATAATCACCAATGGTGATTTTTATTCAGTATTTGAAGCAGTGGTGTCTAAAGCCATCAGTAAACCGAAAGCGATCAGTTTGATATTCACGATTCTATTAGTAGTGTCCCTCGTTGGCTTCGCTGGAGCAGCGACCATCAAAGCGTCAAGTGATCCAGCTATTTCCACAAACTGGATATTCAGTACACAGGAAGAACAAAAGGGAATGGATTGGATAAACACGCATACGAGTGAGGACTATGTATGGGTTGGATATAACGAGCGGATAAGAACAGGCTACACTATCAGATATCCTGAGAAACCGGTACAAAACACATACGATATTGCCGGTGTTGACTTGGCTACGCACGTAGTGATGCGATCTTCAACGATGGAAGAGCTTGCAAACGCTGCTGGAGTCCCGCACCCACCGGTAGACGATGCACACCTGATCTACTCCAATGGGCAAACCCAATTCTATCGCTACGATGAGTACCGCACACTGGATGAATTTAACGATGCACTGAGGGGGGAACAAGAGTGA
- a CDS encoding glycosyl transferase group 1 (PFAM: Glycosyl transferase, group 1~KEGG: mac:MA3756 N-acetylglucosaminyl-phosphatidylinositol biosynthetic protein Spt14) codes for MGGNELYSERLATELHQRGHDVTVYTTVADGERNTPFDVREFQNAVPEEFGYFAWPGIFRPKILRELRSFDAVHAVNASMFSAVVGAIAKTLSGSTRTVLTTTYHSPRVQTHQTLKRIYDQFLLQRVLEQYDRLIVSSKFELQELDRSFDLSDCQIDRLDIPPITDTEPLKMNGPNNTAESTEILYVGRLDSHKGVNELLQAIEQLRVSGGSVRCIVVGEQERWYEWPDEIADIVDQNEEAFEFTGFISEQELADTYATSDALVLPSEYETYGQVVVEALNYGTPVVMTPVGIGPERIEDGYNGVIYDPNEANSLVNALQQIRKDDGERLNKNAKESVSDLSWTEVVNHLENIYCGE; via the coding sequence ATGGGAGGGAATGAACTGTACAGCGAGCGACTGGCCACAGAATTACACCAGCGGGGACATGATGTGACTGTATACACGACTGTCGCTGATGGAGAAAGAAACACCCCATTTGACGTTCGTGAATTCCAAAACGCGGTCCCCGAAGAGTTCGGTTATTTCGCATGGCCCGGCATCTTTCGGCCGAAAATCCTTCGTGAACTTCGCTCGTTCGATGCAGTCCACGCCGTCAACGCGTCAATGTTCTCCGCGGTTGTTGGAGCGATCGCAAAGACTCTATCTGGGTCGACGCGAACAGTACTCACCACTACATACCACTCCCCTCGTGTACAGACCCACCAGACTCTGAAACGGATCTACGATCAGTTTCTCCTTCAACGAGTTTTAGAGCAGTATGACCGACTAATCGTATCCTCAAAGTTCGAACTGCAGGAACTCGATCGATCGTTCGACCTGAGCGATTGTCAAATCGACCGACTTGATATTCCTCCGATAACAGACACCGAACCGCTAAAGATGAACGGACCCAACAATACTGCGGAATCAACCGAGATTTTATATGTTGGCCGTCTGGACTCTCATAAAGGAGTTAATGAACTACTACAAGCGATTGAACAACTTAGAGTAAGTGGAGGCTCGGTCCGTTGTATTGTGGTTGGTGAACAAGAGCGGTGGTACGAATGGCCGGATGAAATCGCCGACATCGTAGATCAAAATGAGGAAGCGTTCGAATTTACCGGATTCATTTCTGAACAGGAACTCGCAGATACATATGCAACAAGCGACGCTCTAGTATTGCCATCAGAATATGAAACCTATGGACAGGTAGTTGTCGAAGCACTTAATTACGGGACGCCAGTTGTGATGACTCCAGTCGGTATCGGACCGGAAAGAATTGAAGACGGATACAATGGTGTTATTTACGATCCCAATGAGGCTAATAGTCTTGTTAATGCATTACAACAAATCAGAAAGGATGATGGAGAGCGCTTGAACAAAAATGCCAAGGAGTCAGTCAGTGACCTTTCGTGGACTGAAGTAGTAAATCATTTAGAAAATATTTACTGCGGAGAATAA